ATGGACTATGGGAAAACAACCTTTATCAGTTCTTCCGTATCGTGTCACCAAAGGTTCAGTTCGACCTTCCGAGACCGTTCAAATTGGAGAAAGGCGGCAAGAGAAATGACGACACACCTCAACATGAGGCTGTTCGTGAAGCCTTTACCAATGCTATTATCCACTGCGATCTGATGATGGATGCTGGCATTCTAAGAATAGAGAAGCATGATGACCGTCTTTGCTTCCGCAATCCAGGATTGTTGAAGTTGCCAGTAGAGACTATCTATCGTGGTGGTAACTCCAAGGCTCGTAATCCAAAGATTCAGAATATGCTGCGTATGATTGGCTTTGGTGAGAATGTCGGTTCCGGATTCCCAAAGATAATCGCTGCATGGAAAGAAACCAATTGGGGCGAACCACAACTGCTGAACAAACTGGATGTTGACGAAGTTGAACTGATACTACCTGTGCCTTCACCTAAGTCAAATAGTACTGGGGTGTCCGAAGGGGTGTCTAATAGGGTGCCTAATGGGGTGTCTGATACTGCGAAGGCTATATATTCTCATATTCAAGCAGATCCTAATATCAGCAGAAACGAGTTGGTTAACCTTACAGGAATTTCGCTCAAAAACGTTCAGAAGCATATAAATAGGCTCAAAGAGTTAGGGTTAATACGGCGAATCGGTTCAACAAGGTTTGGCTATTGGGAGATAATAGAGTGAACTGTAGGTTGCTTGAAGGGTTGTCTATAAGGTTATTTAAAGGGTTGTCTAAAGGGTTATCTGAAACTGCCGCTAATATATATAAGATATATGCAGATAATTATATCACAAGAAGTGATATTGCGAATAGAATCGGAATATCTTTAACAGCAGTCCAAAAGCATATCAATAAACTCAAATCATTGAGATTCATTGACCGTGACGGATCTACAGGCCACGGTAATTGGATAGTAATAGAGTGAGATAATCGACATGTCATTACGGTAGAAGGACGTAGCCTAATACGCACCTTCATGGCAAGTGCCACAAAAGATGCCACAATCAGTTCAAGAGCGTTGAGCAAGCTCTGATGAAAAAGATATGAATAGATTTTGTTTTTTCAGAAAAAAATCACGGGGACTCTAATTTTGCGCTCTGATAGAATATATCAGTGAAGAATTTGCTTTATCACGGCCAAATCCTTACCTTTGTTGTCAGAAGGAGGAAGAGGCCGACAGGAAAGGGAAACTATCCGTGGGACAACAGTCCTTTAGAGTCTATGAACCGTCTTAGTCCTTCCTGCTTAGTTGCGAAGTCCAGATAGAATGCCAGCGGCATAATAGCCTATTTAGAGTCCAAGACCAGACAACTATTGGCCAATTCCTTCATTTTAACGGTACAAAGGTATGAAAAAAATCTTTATTGGCATCGATTTCTCGAAAGAAAAGTTTGATGCGACCCTCATTCAGGCAGAGGGACTGAAGGAATGTGCCCCTAGCGTGCACGAAGTGTTTGACAACAAAACATCAGGCTATCGTCGTCTGGCGAAGTGGGTGAAGGCTCATGCAGAGGGCTTTGCGGCAGATTCCTGGCTCTTCTGTGGGGAGAATACCGGTGGGTATAGTATCGGGCTTAGCAACTATCTTTATGCCTCGGGCTATGACATGTGGCTGGAGTGTGCCTACAAGATCAAGCACTCTGCAGGTATCCAACGTGTAAAGAACGACAAGGCTGACTCACGGGCCATCGCAGAGTATGCTATGCGTAACTACGACAAGATGATACTGCACAAGCCTCAGAGTGCCTCGCTAACTTGTTTGAGAGAGATATTCCTTTATCGTCACAGCCTTGTCAGGCAGAAGGTAGCACTGACGGTCAGAAGAGACGAGAAACGTCTCACACAGGAGAAGTCGGATGCCAGAGCTTTTATGTCTTTTACCAGCAAACACCTTATTACAGAGGTAAACAAAGCCATCGCGAAATGTGACCAGAAGATTAAGGAAATCATTGCCTCTGATGACGAACTCAGGGAGATCTTTGGCATCATCACCTCCATGCCAGGCATTGGAGTGCAGAATGCGACGTGCCTGATGGTCTATACGGACAACTTCCAGAAATTTGACCTAGACTCAAGGAAGATAGCCTGCTATTATGGTAT
This region of Prevotella sp. E13-27 genomic DNA includes:
- a CDS encoding winged helix-turn-helix domain-containing protein; the protein is MNCRLLEGLSIRLFKGLSKGLSETAANIYKIYADNYITRSDIANRIGISLTAVQKHINKLKSLRFIDRDGSTGHGNWIVIE
- a CDS encoding IS110 family transposase; amino-acid sequence: MKKIFIGIDFSKEKFDATLIQAEGLKECAPSVHEVFDNKTSGYRRLAKWVKAHAEGFAADSWLFCGENTGGYSIGLSNYLYASGYDMWLECAYKIKHSAGIQRVKNDKADSRAIAEYAMRNYDKMILHKPQSASLTCLREIFLYRHSLVRQKVALTVRRDEKRLTQEKSDARAFMSFTSKHLITEVNKAIAKCDQKIKEIIASDDELREIFGIITSMPGIGVQNATCLMVYTDNFQKFDLDSRKIACYYGIAPFGRQSGTSVNSRPQVSPFANRRIKSLLSQAALAAIKFDINVHSYYQRLIERGKHPLLIHNNIKNKMLHILVAMVRDRVKYNPDNVYRTSNEVSLAPQVLNI